A DNA window from Kitasatospora atroaurantiaca contains the following coding sequences:
- a CDS encoding carbon-nitrogen hydrolase family protein produces the protein MTIPIHPLPASALTVAVAQATLAPLDIASNVATAAALVRRAADEGAELLLLSELFLTGYELHGIVADPDRLTVAPDDPRLVPLARACADTGTAVVVGAPVRDADTGSLHIAALVLDGTGRLAAVYRKQFATPGERAAGFSAGSAGCTVQLGDWRLGLGICWDSGFPEHARAAALDGAHAYLVGALFGTGSGAHQRRTLFPARALDNTVYTLLANHVGPSGPYVGCGRSAVWAPDGSLLAEADEAEPGLVTVRLDPVELARLRAAEPVLIQPGLSSAATPRTDTRLGRPRLGAAVRTP, from the coding sequence GTGACCATCCCTATACACCCGCTGCCGGCCTCCGCACTGACCGTCGCCGTCGCGCAGGCCACGCTCGCCCCGCTCGACATCGCCTCGAACGTCGCCACGGCTGCTGCTCTCGTCCGCCGCGCGGCGGACGAGGGAGCAGAACTCCTGCTGCTCTCCGAGCTCTTCCTCACCGGCTACGAGCTCCACGGCATCGTCGCGGACCCCGACCGGCTCACCGTCGCCCCGGACGATCCCCGCCTCGTACCGCTCGCCAGGGCCTGCGCGGACACGGGCACAGCCGTGGTCGTGGGCGCACCGGTACGTGACGCCGACACCGGTTCGCTGCACATCGCGGCCCTGGTCCTGGACGGCACCGGCCGCCTCGCCGCCGTGTACCGCAAGCAGTTCGCCACCCCCGGCGAGCGAGCGGCCGGGTTCTCCGCCGGCTCAGCCGGCTGCACCGTGCAGCTCGGCGACTGGCGCCTGGGCCTCGGCATCTGCTGGGACTCCGGCTTCCCCGAACACGCCCGCGCCGCGGCCCTCGACGGCGCCCACGCCTACCTCGTCGGCGCACTCTTCGGCACCGGCTCCGGCGCTCACCAGCGCCGTACGCTCTTCCCGGCCCGCGCCCTGGACAACACCGTGTACACGCTGCTGGCCAACCACGTCGGCCCCTCAGGCCCTTACGTCGGCTGTGGCCGCAGCGCCGTCTGGGCTCCGGACGGCAGCCTGCTCGCCGAGGCGGACGAGGCCGAGCCCGGTCTGGTCACCGTGCGACTGGACCCGGTCGAACTCGCCCGCCTCCGGGCGGCGGAGCCGGTGCTGATCCAGCCCGGGCTCTCCTCCGCCGCCACCCCGCGCACCGACACGCGACT